ACGTCGAGAAAAAAAGGTAAGTAGGAGAAAGGCAAGAGACAGATCAGACAAGGAAAAGGGTGGGACTGGCCGCTGTCTTCACCAAATGAGAAGGTGCATCTCAGGTAAgaaccaatgccccttctccgtattggtgaagacagcggccaggatgggacataccaaagcccccATGTCCCCACTACGGGTGGGTCTCTGGCTGATCTGATGGCTCTCCCCTGATAACCACTTGCTGCAGGACCCTACGTCCAAAGGCCGCCTCCGAAGAAGCAAACTTATCCAGCTTGTAATGCTTGACAAAGGACGAAGGATTAGTCCATGTAGCCGCCCTGCAGATCTCCTGCAATGACGCCTGTGTAGCCCAAGCCGCCGAAGTCGCCGCACTACGGGTTGAATGAGCCCTCACATGGTCGGGTCTTGAGTGGGATTGTAAATCATAGGCCTTAGCGATTGTCTGCCGTATCCACCTGCCAATGGTCGAAGACGTCACCTTAGTACCTAAGGAAAGAGGATTAAAAGAGACAAACAAAGACTCCGTCCTACGAATGTCAGCTGTCCGTTTCAGATAGATACGTAGTGCCCGGCGAGCGTCCAACGAATGCCAGCGGCGCTCAGATGGGTGCGAGGATGTGGACAAAATCAGGCAACACCACCTCCTGCATTCTGTGAAAAGATGTGTTTAGCTTAGGTACAAAGGCGGATCTAGACGCAGGACAACACGGTCCACGTGAAACACGCAAAGGTCGCTCCGGACAGAAAGAGCCGCCAGTTCCGAAATTCTGCGCGGACGTGATCGCAACCAAGAAGGCAACTTTACAAGACAACAAGCGTAAACTGGTCTCCATAGCGGCTCATAAGGTGGTCCTGTGAGCGAATTCAAAACAACAGCCAGGTCCCAGGTGGGATACCTATGCAATACAGGAGGACACAGGTTAGTGGCTCCCCTCAAGAAGCGCTGAATGATTCGCTCCTGTGTCAAGGAAGAGAGATTCTTAGGAGTCAACACAGTAGCGAGTGCCGCCACCTGTCTCCGTAGAGTATTAGGGGAAAGCCCCCGTTCCAAACCATCCTGTAAGAAGTTCACAACATGCGACACCGAGGCCCGAAGAGGTAGGATTCCAACACAGCTACTCCAAGAGCAGAAAGCCCGCCAAGTGGCAGAATAAATCCGTTGAGTGGAAGGTCTATGAGAAGCCTGAATAGTTCGGATTGCGCCTAGTGAGATGTTGTCCCGTCTCAAAGTGCGCCGCTCAATCGCCAAGCGGTCAGTTGTATCCAGTGTGGATCCGGATGAACCACTGCCCCCTGGCTGAGAGAATCGACGGTTGGAGGTATCCGCCAGGGTGGAGCTATCGACAGAGACACCAGATCGGCGAACCATGACCTCCGTGGCCAATGAGGTGCTAGAAGGATGATCTCCGCCCGTTCGTCCACCACCTTGCGTACCACCTtcgctaggagagggatgggtgggaAGGCGTAGAGCAGACCCGTCGGCCACGGGCTGCGGATGGCATCGACGCCTTCTGCTCGGGGAGATGGAAACCGTGTGTAAAAGCGTGGGAGTTGAGCGTTTAAGTGAGTCGCAAAGAGATCCACTGTCGGAATGCCAAAGCGTGCCGTCAGGGTCCAGAAAAGCGCTGGGTGTAGACGCCATTCCGAGGGGTCGATGGTCTGGCGACTCAACCAATCCGCCTGCACATTGGCAGTTCCAGATATGTGTTCCGCCGTTAGTGACTGAAGGTGGCGTTCTGCCCAAAGACCCAATCTCATGGCTTCCCGCATTAAGGACCGGGACTTGGTGCCCCCTTGGCGATTTATGTGCGCCTTTGTGGCAATGTTGTCTGTGAGCACCAGGACGTGCTCGTTCGATACTGATTGTTGAAACTGACGGAGGGCTAGGTACACGGCTCGAAGTTCTAGCCAATTGATGTTGTGCCGTAGATCGTGGGCCATCCATGTGCCCTGCGCCAAGTCCGACTCGaagtgggctccccagccggagaGACTGGCATCTGGCGTAACCACCAAGCGGTGTGGGCGTGAAGAGAACCCCTTGGCCAGAGCCGGCGACCGCCACCAGTTGAGAGATCTGAGGACGTCCTGTGGAACCCAGACCTTGGTCGAAGATGATCCTCTGTCTGCCTTCTGGAATGGCAAAAGAAACCATTGAAGGTCCCTAGCGTGCAACCTGGCCCAAGGGGTGATAGAAATGGAAGATATCATCTTCCCTAGGAGTTGGGAGAGTAGAAAGCGAGAAACCTTACGCTCCCGCTGTACCTTGCAGGCAAGCTCCGCAAACTATTCTGACGCTCCTGAGAGATATACCCTGCCCTCAATAGAGTCAATCACCGCCCCAAATGAAGTATACGGGTTACCGGAGTCAATTGACTCTTTCTCTATTGACAGTAAACCCGTGATCTGCCAAACAGTGCAGTGTTATCGCAAATCCCTAAGGGCCCCTGAACCGAGGTTGACAAAATAAGAATGTCATCCAGGTAACACTGAAGGCAATTGCTTGGGATCGGAGGGAAGCCGCCAACGCAGCCAGCAGTTTAGTGAAACACCTCGGAGCTGAAGACAGCCCGAAAGGCAAGGCCGTATACTGGTAATGCACCCCTGCATAACAAAACCGTAAAAACTGTCTATGAGCGGGGCGAATAGGGACATGCAAGTACGCCTCAGTAATATCTATtgaagtgaggaagtcgcccttcctgACGCCGTCTAGAATAGATTGTaaagactgcattttgaaccttCTATAGACTATGTATTGGTTCAAACGTTTAAGGTCGAGGATAGGTCTCCACCCACCAGATGATTTGGGaacaagaaacagaagagaatagaatcCTAGGCCATGTTGGTCCTGTGGTACCTTCTGAATAGCGTTTATGAGTAGAAGGTGTTGAATAGCAGCCTCCATGAGGATCTTTTTTGTTACGTCTCTAGAAACCGGGCAGCGAATGAAGAATTgtgggggagaagaaagaaattccAATGATAAACCAGATCTGACCGTATCCCTGACCCAGCAGTCAGATGTAGTCTCGTCCCAATGGTCGGCATAAAGAGTTAATCTGCCGCCAATGGGCGAACTACTATGGCAGTTAACGTCGGCGTCGGATAGGACGGCTTCCTCCCCCTCGAAAGGGCCGTCTATTCATATACGGTCTACCGCGAAAAGACCTGTCGTGTGACCCCCGTTGCCTAGAAACATATGATCCCTGAAAACGGGAATATCCAGCCCCCCAGTCGGATCCCCGAACGGAAGGGCGATTAGAAAGTGGAGTGAATCGAGACTCCCCTCGACGCTGGACCGACGGCaaaatctttcttttgtctttggtTTCTATTAGCAGTGGCTCCAAACCATCCCCGAacaacttttcccccccaaaggggGTGGATGCCAGGCGCCACTTATGGCGGGTGTCCGCTTGCCAATTACGTAGCCAGATCATGCGGCGAGCAGCAACCGCAGATGACACGGTTCGAGAGGCAAACCTGGCGGAATGTAAAGTGGCATCTGCTGAGAACTGTATGGCTGCCACAACCTTGTTGAGGTCCTGTTGGATTCTGGTATCGTCCAGTGGCAATTTCTCTTGTAGCTCCTTGAGCCAGAGCAAAGTGGCCCTATTGAAAAAGGATGCAGTGGCCGCAGACCGAATGGCCCAAGTGGCCCCTTGGTGAGCTCTTTGTAACACTTGATCCGTGCGCCTGTCATCAGGACGCAAGGCCTCTTCAGGTTGTCCAGGTATAGCAGAAACTGCGAAAGAGGCCACTATTGGGGCATCAACCGTAGGTGGTTGCATCGAAGAAGCCAAGTCAGAGGCTACGTGGAAGTGATGTCGGTCTGCTGATGAAGGGAGTGGAGCTGAGGTTGGGGTTGACCACTGTCTCTTAACAACGTCCACAAAAAGACGAGGGGCCGGAATAGTGTCCAAGGCTCGATCAGGTTCAGAAAATAGAGAAGCAGCGGGCCCCTGCGATGGAATGGATGATACCTCCCCCGCCGGTGCGTGAAGTTGAGTCACCTTTATGGCCTTGAAGAGCAGAGATTTAAATAAATTAGGCGGAAAAAGGCCTgtaaatgccggctggtcaggGGCCATACCCTCATCGTCAGAGAGGTCCATCTCACTTTCCTCCAATGCAGAAGGCAGAAGGCTCAGTAAGAATAGAGTTATTGGGGGAAGCCGTGTCATCATAGGAgtgagagtcatcctcctcctgaTCAAGATGTTGGTTAGAAGCTGCAGAGCGTTCCAAGGTAGCTCTGGAGGAGTGACGAAGGCCTGCTTGAATGCCTTGTTGAATAGCTTGGGCAACCATGGCTTGTATGTCGCCAGAGAAGGGAGCAGAGATGCCCACAGTTTAGTTAGTGGTAAGAGCCACTGGATCAAGCTCCCTTCTTACTGCTGCTGGTTCCAGTAACTTGTTGCCACTAATTGGCTGTTCAGCAGGCCAATTAGAGGCTCCACCCCAGAGATTAGCAGTAGATATTGGTAAAAGATCACCTTGCAACGACACCTGATCAATAGATACGGTGCTGGGGGAACCAGTTGGAGCGTGACCCTGATTGGAGGAACGAACCTGAGCAGAGGATTTAGATGCTGCCTTATCACAGATTTTGCGCAGGGCAAGATCGTGCTGTTTTTCATGTCTACTGATAGCCCTCGAACCAGAAATTCTTGGTCTTGCCTTAATAGTGGAAGCGCTGTGTATGCGGTCAGCTGGCAGCGCTGGGTCATGCTCTTGCACAGATGGTATCTCCCTGCTGGGAGAGTCAGAGTCCTTAGCTCTCCTAGATTTACTTAAGGCTTTGGGCATGCTTGAACTATAAAGCAGGATGGCCAAATAAAGGGACAATGTAATTAAGACAGGAAGAGCTTAATATAGGGTCAGCCTTGAATGGCAAGTAGGCAAGTTTTCCTCTCCTTATGCTTGAAAGGTTGGAGCTCAGCGCTCCTATTAGCAGGCAGCCCACCCCAGGCAATTAATTAGCTGAAAGTATTTGTAAATTGCAGCTAAGTACTGAAAGGCTGTTGCCACAATAATGGGGAGTGCAATTGCAGGCTAGAAACAATGCAGCCAACTTGTGAAGTAAAAATGCCTGCTAAGGTCGGAACTCAGCGTTCCTGTGAAATTGGCTCAGCCGATGTGAAAAAAATAGGCGCGAAAATTGCAGCCGTTTGAAAATGGCGCCcgcagaaaaaggaaaaagagcgcGAAGCTGCAAGGAAAATAGCGCCGGCTTGCTGGCCAATTCCGGGCGATCACGGccagaaaaaaaggagggaaagtgTTGCCAGTGAAAGGCAACACTAGAAAAAGACGAGGAAGCCTAAAATAGCTCTGCTAAACTCCTCCGAGCAGAAACCGTGCTAGCCGCTCTGCCGCTGCCAATACACAACTGTCAAAACTTAAAAGAAAGGCAAGCAGCTTCCCTCCGGCCGTGGGAGCGTGAAAACTCCACCGCCCCCCCGCGGCTTTAATCCTTGGATCGTTAAGTTTCCCCACCAGTTTCTGTCAGGGGGAAAACAATGGGAAAAGGttctttagtaaaagaaccttcCTGTCAGCCGCGGGGCCCCAGCCCAGGGCAACAAATATTGTCACCTGCGGGGACTTtgacaaaccaaaaaataaaaataaaataaaaataaaactcacaaGTCCAAAGATACAATCACAAGTCCAGAGAATAGATCGAATACAGTCCAAAGTCAAACCGGAATATTGGTGAAAATATTAGTTAGAATGAAGAGAAACTCTCGACGTGTCAGTCCAGACTGACGGACTGAGCCAAAAGCTGGATTCCCCGGCAACAGAGGCGGGACCTAACAACTTTGTCAGACTCAGTCCACCAATCTGAACGGAGAGCATCACCCATCCTGGCCGCTGTCTTCACCAATACGGAGAAGATTTTGCTTATAATTAAATTGTgccatatttaaaaatgaaagacaaCCATAATTATAGAACTTTGTCACTCTTTGTTTTCTCCAGACGGTTAAATACCTTGAATAAGTATGCAGAAATGAAGATGGAAATAAGTAAGCCGAGAAAGCGGGTATGTTTATGATTCATAAATGTTTACCATAAAGTGAAAGACATTGGTATGCATGGTTGTGTTTGCCTCAGGACTACATGTCAACTTTTGTTTATAGATACTTATGAATGAAACTGTTGTATTAGCTAGTTTGGCAAAGACCATCCCTGGGTTGTTTATGGTCCATCATGTCACCAACTCACAACTTTTATTCTTATTAACCAGACAAATGAGCCTAACATCATCTCCAATACATTACATTTGTCCTTCTGAATCTGCTCATTGGCAGATGACCGTCAGCATTAAAGAAACTAGTGGTTATAAGCAGATGATAtgagaaatctttaaaaaaaaacacctaaaccTAGCAGGAAACGATTCAGAGGCTGAATGGAAGAAGCCACCTTGAGGCAATTGGTTGTCTTCATGACTGACTGATTACTTGATAGAGTATTATTTTGAGAAATCTGTTTCTCAACATATTATTTACTATAAAGACTGTTTTCCTGCTGGTATTAATTTTCAGTTATAAGTATATAATATATTCTCACTTGGAAATGATATGTTATCCTAAATACCATCTGTATACTCTATTCCCTCCATAATATTCATGATGTTAAATGAGGTGAGAGTGTTTTGAAATATAATAGTCttacttattatatttttaaactaaAATGGACATAGTTAAAAAGAAGAtaggactatttttttttcacccaagCATTTTTATATACAAGACATGTTTTTTTCTGTGTGTGATAAGggtattaacaaatttatatctaTAGTATTACATGATTCTACCAGTTCATTTAttgcatataaaatgttaaatGGCTCAATCATATCCTCTAACTTCATGGAAGACCATAAAGATATGGCTGTTCGCTATATACTGGGCTAGGATGGAGACTGAGTCAAGACACTCATTAATGTAGTGATTGGTAGAAAGGGTGGTTTTGTTATGATTCCTGCTTATATTaattgttgtgagctgcccaaGATCATTGTATGAATTAGGTGGCCATATTAGTTCTTTAAATACAGTAGATAGTAAATAAATTACTAAATTTAGGTAATATTTAACGATTGAATTCCCAGAAGTTTATTAAAGGATTTCTTGATTTAAAACTCTTTCACTTATAAGGCAATGTTTAGGTTGAACACATTTGTTTGAGTGTTGCAAAAAGATGTTGTATacttaaataaaatattccaataCTGTTCTCAAATATTAGAATTGCTTGATTTGCTAGATCTGTATGTGCCTATAAATGAGCTATACAGACGGAGCAGCAGTAGGACTGCCATTTTTTCTCTTCTAGCATTAgcctttttttaatgaaactgTCAACTGTGAAACAGATTGAGCCCATGGCAGCCATCTTCCATTTCTCAAGTTGCCACACAgcttggggaggggagagaggagtggGAACCAAGTTGCTCCCAATAGGTGCCGGCCAGAGACTAAAACCAGTTGCCAGGTAGATACCAGAACACCtagttggacaatgtgacctgtgactcTAAGGGAGGGAGGAATCTCTAATTTTTAATTACACTGAAACCGTGGGAAATAACTAGAGCTGGCTTTAAGATCATCCATGCCAAAATCATGTACTCAATAAAGCAGTTTTTTTGAAGCTGGAAGTCTCAGAGTGCTGACTTGTTTGGGCTCATTAGTCGGAAACTTGACTGAAAcattattttggaaaataaaaaagttaatgctattttcagatcttgattagCTATGTGATATTATgttttaaatttctttatttGCTTTAAGAGTGATGAATCTGAAGATGAAGAACCTTGTGCAATAAGTAACAAATGGACTTATGAGAAAGGTACCAAAAGATGGTCCCATTTGGAAAATATAGAGGTTTCTTGTGCACTAAAGCCTGAAAACCTGAGACTTAAAAGTAACGGTAGTGGGGATATTATATTTTCGGATCAAGGAGACATTCATGACAAAACTTCAGTTCATAGTTCTAGCAGTGGGGATAGTGATATAATCAATTTTCCCAAGATTTGCGATGTTGAGACCAGCAGAAGCTCTTCAACCTGTTCCTCGAATAAATTGGCATCCCCTGACTCAGTTTCCAGTTGCTCTCCTTCTCTTACTGAGACTCTGAATATGACAAGTGAAGACAAGAACTTGGATAAACTATGCCATAAAAAAGGAAACAGTTTCATAAAGAAAATGGAGAAGTTGCGCTTAAGAAGTGGCACTTGTAAGAAACAAACACATTTGAAGGCCAAATTCAACATCAGTGAGCCTATTCTCCTAGAGGGATTGAGTGAAGAAAAGTTGAGAAGCTTAAATTGCATAGACATTTCTGATGAACCAGTGAGTCGGGTGATACAGCCTTCTTACTATCCCCAGAgctgtagcagcagcagcagccagtcTGGAGACAGTAGCACTGTGAGCACCCCAAGCCCAGTCAGCAAAGTAAGGAGACACAGTAAAAGAGGAGGAATGTATGCTGAAGAGTTTGATCCCAGCAAGCTTTCCTTAAGGAGTGATTTTTCTGAGCAAAACTCCAACAGTGAGATATGTTTGCACAAAAACAAAGTATTTCAGGTACCACAAGGTCATAAGCCTGGGACTTTCCCCAAAGTGCTTACATATAGCCTGTTAGCTCCAATAGACAATACCTCAGTAAACTGGAGAACGGGCAGTTTTCATGGATGCCAGAGAAGCAGGGATAAGAGTAATTCTCAGGAGCCTGAAGAGTCATGTGACTCTCCTTCACTGATGGATAACAGGTTGAGTATATATGACAATGTgccagaaaatcttcacaaaataaATTCACCAGAGACTGATGATGACGATGTTTTTACGGAACTAGACAATGTTATGGAACATGTGAATGGACTCAGGAAGTTGGTCAACCAATGGACAGAGAAATTATCTGATGATGGTGACTCTGATTCTGCAAGTTACTCTAACCAATCTAGTTCTCCATGCCCGTCATCTCCTAAAGAAATCCATCTTGAAATTAAAAAGCATTCAGAAGAGAAATCAGCAGAATTGCCAAATATTGATGGTGAAGACAGCTGCAGACACCTTGGTGAACAGGGTCTAATGGAACTGACGTATGTAATGGGAACAGGAACAGGGATGATACCAACACATTCCATCAGGTTTGTTGAAATTGCAAAGAATCAGAATAAATGTGTAACAAATAAGTTAATCAGTGTGATTAACCCTGAAAGCGGTCTATTTTAAATGCTGTTGGATTAAATTGCTTAATAATGACAATGTCAACTTAACTAAATGTGAAATGTTTCAGGTTTTTATGTATAATTATGATTGgcaaattattaattttatataattaagtAATGAATGGGAAAAGAAAGTAGAGTTAATACCAACAATAATAGGCATCTTAGGTGCAATTCAAAGCATCTGGAGCACTCTTAACACGATCAGCATTGACAaactcaccatcagtcaattgcaaaaggcagctttacttagaaCAGCTTATGTTCTGAGACAAcgtctttaatattattaaacaacaataTCTGCTTAACCCAGGTTGatggaaaggacttgataggcGGACAGGAATAACAAATCCAGTCTAATGATCTGGTTGATTGTGTAACCAAGTATAATAATATATTCTTATAAGATATTTTCAAACATTTAGAATTTTCAATGGACCAGTATACCTTTAGATATAGAATGAGTACTGAAAATGCCATTAATACTAAAGAACATTTATGACTTTGTTTTTCAGGCATGCGAGGAGACCCTGGTCTAGTAGAGAAGGAACACATTTTGAAAGTCTTTCTCTACAAACggacagccaatcagcaacttgTCTGAACCGCATACAAAAGCTTGCTTTGTTAAAATTAACTACTTTAATGGACAAATACTCTCCATCTAGCAAACAAGGATGGAACtggtaagttaaaagaaataaagaGCTTTAGAATTGTatgtgtttgacctcaagggcctgggtgggcatggccagcttgacatcactcgtgcccggggtacctgtggtggcctgagtgctctgccagcaaaaacagcacTCGAGTGGGCCCCATGTGCCCCCCAGGCCCCATTTTTGGCTAGCATGACCTCCTGCAgcttttgccagtgaaaacggagctttttGCTGGCaatgggctgcaggaggccattgcggcCAAAATCTGGGTCTGCTCCTGAGCTTCGTTTTTGCAGAGGCAATGCAGgcaggtccttcactgtttccagggcagcccaatGGGCCAGATCTGagtaccccgtgggccggatccagctcccgggccttgagtttgattgcCCTGTTTTAGATCAACAAGTAGTTCTCGATGTTCCAGTTTGGCTCTGAACCTAGAACACTCTAATTGGCATATTCTGGTGGAAAGTGAAACCTTCAAAACATTGCCTAccttaataatttaaataaaggtAGCTCAGTTGAAGTTATTCCCAAAGTCTACTCACATCTCTGCTGCTTCTTTTCTAATAGGGCTACCACATGATCCACATGA
This genomic window from Ahaetulla prasina isolate Xishuangbanna chromosome 2, ASM2864084v1, whole genome shotgun sequence contains:
- the LOC131191957 gene encoding rho GTPase-activating protein 7-like isoform X3, whose protein sequence is MILTHMQFPVDIKTVRKDHEFLDQDEIESLYRRLNTLNKYAEMKMEISKPRKRSDESEDEEPCAISNKWTYEKGTKRWSHLENIEVSCALKPENLRLKSNGSGDIIFSDQGDIHDKTSVHSSSSGDSDIINFPKICDVETSRSSSTCSSNKLASPDSVSSCSPSLTETLNMTSEDKNLDKLCHKKGNSFIKKMEKLRLRSGTCKKQTHLKAKFNISEPILLEGLSEEKLRSLNCIDISDEPVSRVIQPSYYPQSCSSSSSQSGDSSTVSTPSPVSKVRRHSKRGGMYAEEFDPSKLSLRSDFSEQNSNSEICLHKNKVFQVPQGHKPGTFPKVLTYSLLAPIDNTSVNWRTGSFHGCQRSRDKSNSQEPEESCDSPSLMDNRLSIYDNVPENLHKINSPETDDDDVFTELDNVMEHVNGLRKLVNQWTEKLSDDGDSDSASYSNQSSSPCPSSPKEIHLEIKKHSEEKSAELPNIDGEDSCRHLGEQGLMELTYVMGTGTGMIPTHSIRHARRPWSSREGTHFESLSLQTDSQSATCLNRIQKLALLKLTTLMDKYSPSSKQGWNWTIPKFIRKIKAPDYKDKNVFGVPLLLNVQRTSHPLPRSIFQAMDYLRHHFLDQVGLFRKSGVKSRILYLREMNEINPNNINYEGQSAFDVADMLKQYFRDLPEPIFTSKLCETFLHIYQYLPKDQQFCAVQAAILLLPDENREALKILLYFLRDVVTFVEKNQMTPTNIAVCLAPSLFHLNTLRRDSSSSSRSSQRKLSTGKPDQRDLSENLAATHGLAHMIMQCHRLFGVPNYCFDQGYENEHNQTDSGEVAPHQAILIKYSNIVTSLEHFMQDLLRDAKEKFKNWVTCSILEEVDSAYKKVDDNYHIRLWKTTVEIDAVPKVILHRILMEQHLWDPNLQQTNILEILDDETDIYQYTATNMSPFPSREYVVLRTWRTDPQSGTCILAATSTDNKGATVNGILAHVILYQYLIEVVAGSQKSKVTYVCQIDTRGRTTEWYKRVFGHICAADMIRIKDSFKASPYRN
- the LOC131191957 gene encoding rho GTPase-activating protein 7-like isoform X2; this translates as MILTQIEAKEACDWLKAAGFPQYAQMFADMQFPVDIKTVRKDHEFLDQDEIESLYRRLNTLNKYAEMKMEISKPRKRSDESEDEEPCAISNKWTYEKGTKRWSHLENIEVSCALKPENLRLKSNGSGDIIFSDQGDIHDKTSVHSSSSGDSDIINFPKICDVETSRSSSTCSSNKLASPDSVSSCSPSLTETLNMTSEDKNLDKLCHKKGNSFIKKMEKLRLRSGTCKKQTHLKAKFNISEPILLEGLSEEKLRSLNCIDISDEPVSRVIQPSYYPQSCSSSSSQSGDSSTVSTPSPVSKVRRHSKRGGMYAEEFDPSKLSLRSDFSEQNSNSEICLHKNKVFQVPQGHKPGTFPKVLTYSLLAPIDNTSVNWRTGSFHGCQRSRDKSNSQEPEESCDSPSLMDNRLSIYDNVPENLHKINSPETDDDDVFTELDNVMEHVNGLRKLVNQWTEKLSDDGDSDSASYSNQSSSPCPSSPKEIHLEIKKHSEEKSAELPNIDGEDSCRHLGEQGLMELTYVMGTGTGMIPTHSIRHARRPWSSREGTHFESLSLQTDSQSATCLNRIQKLALLKLTTLMDKYSPSSKQGWNWTIPKFIRKIKAPDYKDKNVFGVPLLLNVQRTSHPLPRSIFQAMDYLRHHFLDQVGLFRKSGVKSRILYLREMNEINPNNINYEGQSAFDVADMLKQYFRDLPEPIFTSKLCETFLHIYQYLPKDQQFCAVQAAILLLPDENREALKILLYFLRDVVTFVEKNQMTPTNIAVCLAPSLFHLNTLRRDSSSSSRSSQRKLSTGKPDQRDLSENLAATHGLAHMIMQCHRLFGVPNYCFDQGYENEHNQTDSGEVAPHQAILIKYSNIVTSLEHFMQDLLRDAKEKFKNWVTCSILEEVDSAYKKVDDNYHIRLWKTTVEIDAVPKVILHRILMEQHLWDPNLQQTNILEILDDETDIYQYTATNMSPFPSREYVVLRTWRTDPQSGTCILAATSTDNKGATVNGILAHVILYQYLIEVVAGSQKSKVTYVCQIDTRGRTTEWYKRVFGHICAADMIRIKDSFKASPYRN
- the LOC131191957 gene encoding rho GTPase-activating protein 7-like isoform X4 yields the protein MFADMQFPVDIKTVRKDHEFLDQDEIESLYRRLNTLNKYAEMKMEISKPRKRSDESEDEEPCAISNKWTYEKGTKRWSHLENIEVSCALKPENLRLKSNGSGDIIFSDQGDIHDKTSVHSSSSGDSDIINFPKICDVETSRSSSTCSSNKLASPDSVSSCSPSLTETLNMTSEDKNLDKLCHKKGNSFIKKMEKLRLRSGTCKKQTHLKAKFNISEPILLEGLSEEKLRSLNCIDISDEPVSRVIQPSYYPQSCSSSSSQSGDSSTVSTPSPVSKVRRHSKRGGMYAEEFDPSKLSLRSDFSEQNSNSEICLHKNKVFQVPQGHKPGTFPKVLTYSLLAPIDNTSVNWRTGSFHGCQRSRDKSNSQEPEESCDSPSLMDNRLSIYDNVPENLHKINSPETDDDDVFTELDNVMEHVNGLRKLVNQWTEKLSDDGDSDSASYSNQSSSPCPSSPKEIHLEIKKHSEEKSAELPNIDGEDSCRHLGEQGLMELTYVMGTGTGMIPTHSIRHARRPWSSREGTHFESLSLQTDSQSATCLNRIQKLALLKLTTLMDKYSPSSKQGWNWTIPKFIRKIKAPDYKDKNVFGVPLLLNVQRTSHPLPRSIFQAMDYLRHHFLDQVGLFRKSGVKSRILYLREMNEINPNNINYEGQSAFDVADMLKQYFRDLPEPIFTSKLCETFLHIYQYLPKDQQFCAVQAAILLLPDENREALKILLYFLRDVVTFVEKNQMTPTNIAVCLAPSLFHLNTLRRDSSSSSRSSQRKLSTGKPDQRDLSENLAATHGLAHMIMQCHRLFGVPNYCFDQGYENEHNQTDSGEVAPHQAILIKYSNIVTSLEHFMQDLLRDAKEKFKNWVTCSILEEVDSAYKKVDDNYHIRLWKTTVEIDAVPKVILHRILMEQHLWDPNLQQTNILEILDDETDIYQYTATNMSPFPSREYVVLRTWRTDPQSGTCILAATSTDNKGATVNGILAHVILYQYLIEVVAGSQKSKVTYVCQIDTRGRTTEWYKRVFGHICAADMIRIKDSFKASPYRN